A region from the Clavibacter sp. A6099 genome encodes:
- a CDS encoding class I SAM-dependent methyltransferase has product MSAAPDDAASSAADDLLDLGALRRRPDVEAENLFAVDAADRLLLDELVAVLAAAAEAGRPVRPEELVVIGDQYGALALGAAAALRRAGAADPVRIRVHQDALASETALRLNAELIGETAEIAHHGLDDVLAAGARVVIARLPRSLDALDEWAGVVARAAADDVTVLAGGRVKHMTPAMTDVLRRRFGDVHATLARQKSRILVAREPVRAAGGDAADAYPRRESHPDLGLEVRAHGAAFAGARIDIGTRFLLSFLPDLPAGAATAVDLGCGTGVIASAVALARPDLRVIATDQSWAAVDSARATVDANGLADRVTVVRDDAGSTVPDGSADLVLLNPPFHTGATVHAGLAPRLFAAAARMLRPGGELWTVYNSPLGYRPQLTRIVGPTREAGRNAKFTVAVSTKPEARA; this is encoded by the coding sequence GTGAGCGCCGCTCCCGACGACGCCGCCTCATCCGCCGCCGACGACCTGCTCGACCTGGGCGCGCTCCGCCGCCGGCCGGACGTCGAGGCCGAGAACCTCTTCGCCGTGGACGCGGCCGACCGGCTGCTGCTCGACGAGCTGGTCGCGGTGCTCGCCGCCGCGGCCGAGGCGGGCCGCCCGGTGCGGCCCGAGGAGCTCGTCGTGATCGGCGACCAGTACGGCGCCCTCGCGCTGGGCGCCGCTGCCGCGCTGCGTCGAGCGGGGGCGGCGGATCCCGTGCGCATCCGCGTGCACCAGGACGCCCTCGCCTCCGAGACCGCGCTCCGCCTCAACGCGGAGCTGATCGGCGAGACCGCGGAGATCGCCCACCACGGGCTGGACGACGTGCTCGCGGCCGGTGCCCGCGTCGTGATCGCGCGCCTGCCCCGCAGCCTCGACGCGCTCGACGAGTGGGCCGGCGTGGTCGCGCGGGCGGCCGCCGACGACGTGACCGTCCTCGCCGGCGGACGCGTCAAGCACATGACCCCCGCGATGACCGACGTGCTCCGCCGCCGCTTCGGCGACGTGCACGCCACGCTCGCGCGGCAGAAGTCGCGGATCCTCGTCGCGCGCGAGCCCGTGCGCGCGGCAGGCGGCGACGCTGCCGACGCCTACCCCCGCCGCGAGTCGCACCCCGACCTCGGCCTCGAGGTGCGCGCGCACGGAGCCGCCTTCGCGGGCGCCCGCATCGACATCGGCACGCGCTTCCTCCTCTCCTTCCTGCCCGACCTGCCGGCGGGCGCGGCGACCGCCGTCGACCTCGGCTGCGGCACGGGCGTCATCGCATCGGCCGTTGCGCTCGCCCGGCCGGACCTGCGCGTGATCGCGACCGACCAGTCGTGGGCGGCCGTCGACTCGGCGCGCGCGACCGTCGACGCGAACGGGCTCGCCGACCGCGTGACCGTGGTGCGCGACGACGCCGGATCCACCGTCCCCGACGGATCCGCCGACCTCGTGCTCCTGAACCCGCCCTTCCACACGGGCGCCACGGTGCACGCGGGCCTCGCGCCGCGCCTCTTCGCCGCCGCCGCGCGCATGCTCCGCCCGGGCGGCGAGCTCTGGACCGTCTACAACAGCCCGCTCGGCTACCGGCCGCAGCTGACCCGCATCGTCGGGCCCACGCGCGAGGCCGGTCGGAACGCGAAGTTCACGGTCGCCGTCTCGACGAAGCCCGAGGCGCGGGCCTAG
- a CDS encoding YdeI/OmpD-associated family protein: protein MPTFRTRVMHARVNASGLPVPPEALDELGAGKRPAVVVTVAGYTYRTSVGAMGGQHLIPLSAAHRAASGVAADDEVEVTIELDEQPREAVIPDEIAAAFAAEPALADAFRALSSSRQRALVDPIAEAKTDETRARRVEKALAALRG from the coding sequence ATGCCCACCTTCCGCACCCGCGTCATGCATGCCCGCGTCAACGCGAGCGGCCTGCCCGTGCCGCCGGAGGCGCTCGACGAGCTGGGGGCGGGCAAGCGGCCCGCGGTCGTCGTCACCGTCGCGGGCTACACGTACCGCACGAGCGTCGGCGCGATGGGCGGCCAGCACCTCATCCCGCTGAGCGCCGCGCATCGCGCCGCGTCGGGCGTCGCAGCCGACGACGAGGTCGAGGTGACCATCGAGCTCGACGAGCAGCCGCGCGAGGCCGTGATCCCGGATGAGATCGCCGCCGCCTTCGCCGCGGAGCCCGCCCTGGCCGACGCGTTCCGCGCGCTGTCATCGAGCCGGCAGCGCGCCCTCGTGGATCCGATCGCCGAGGCGAAGACGGACGAGACCCGCGCGCGCCGCGTGGAGAAGGCGCTGGCGGCGCTGCGCGGCTGA
- a CDS encoding helix-turn-helix domain-containing protein: MGADDDGPTGVHCRLDELLAARGMTLTRLSAIVGVSQVNLSVLKNDRARAIRYSTLVAVCRALECEIGDLLVLDPPAP, translated from the coding sequence ATGGGCGCAGACGACGACGGCCCCACCGGCGTCCACTGCCGACTCGACGAGCTGCTCGCGGCGCGCGGCATGACGCTGACGCGGCTGAGCGCGATCGTGGGCGTGAGCCAGGTCAACCTGTCGGTACTGAAGAACGACCGCGCCCGGGCGATCCGCTACTCGACCCTCGTCGCGGTCTGCCGCGCGCTCGAGTGCGAGATCGGCGACCTGCTCGTGCTGGATCCGCCCGCGCCCTGA